In the Ficedula albicollis isolate OC2 chromosome 22, FicAlb1.5, whole genome shotgun sequence genome, one interval contains:
- the CKAP2L gene encoding cytoskeleton-associated protein 2-like isoform X2, with the protein MAGAREDGRLGAKSMQHAGHTVQKKLSNTSQGAGRVQPANIMTLPASMQTSGKLPPSASGHVNPERSRKPAQETVTAAAAQAGSDHPPPGAPHSLSKGLQGRLVCHKENLNPQASTCLESMRTFQSDANSLRKTGVLAHRQSSAVTSKPVLGPKGRISNQQPQEALVVDKFRKTLPESKSISQNTSIGTQPLQPSGLLSASTNLLHKNSGTKEGETTMVRQPGTAPGGSLKHHSQPPPVRFPTKPPTLGNPQGLLNPGVTLPPRRPTVKEGMDRKDMKVVLPGHTAAGQGTGHPNQSCSWLHSSNTHVLEDGLRREQLKPELPKAGGMQARRIPRTPSAADRKKQLEEWLASKGKKYKRPPMAQLQKQAVKPSYRKVKAKENQEHPEQHCQATINSILTECLKLIEEGVCAEELSAVLSLVPQAEKFAKFWICQAKLLARSGPFDVLQLYREAVIAGAEPIEELRETVLNILKDAGQKLEGEKAEEPIPWEPRKCCPGERQPIASTPGLAGRPMTSLPLSVKLQVTPASRVREFLEGPEVKFLTPVRRSLRIERAGSHYPELLKDHDPVVSSLSEILDAEEDTCFYFRKNVALPEVTELEGLSSYPL; encoded by the exons ATGGCAGGTGCTCGAGAGGATGGCAGGCTTGGAGCCAAATCCATGCAGCACGCTGGCCACACTGTTCAGAAGAAGCTTTCAAATAcatcccagggagcaggaagggtACAGCCAGCGAACATCATGACTCTTCCTGCTTCCATGCAGACCAGTGGCAAGCTCCCACCTTCAGCCTCTGGTCACGTAAACCCAGAAAGGAGCCGGAAGCCTGCACAGGAgactgtcactgctgcagcagctcaggcgGGAAGTGACCACCCTCCTCCTGGAGCACCTCACTCTCTGAGtaaggggctgcagggcaggctggtCTGCCACAAGGAAAACCTCAACCCACAAGCCTCCACATGCCTGGAGTCGATGAGAACTTTTCAATCTGATGCAAACAGTCTCAGGAAGACAGGAGTCTTGGCCCACAGACAAAGTTCAGCTGTAACATCAAAGCCTGTTCTGGGTCCAAAAGGCAGAATTAGTAACCAGCAGCCTCAGGAAGCGCTAGTTGTGGATAAATTCAGGAAAACCCTGCCAGAATCAAAGAGCATATCTCAAAATACAAGTATCGGAACTCAGCCATTGCAGCCTTCTGGACTCCTTTCTGCTTCTACTAATTTGCTACATAAAAACTCTGGGACAAAGGAGGGAGAAACTACTATGGTGAGGCaacctggcacagctccagggggaAGTCTCAAGCACCACAGCCAACCTCCCCCAGTGAGATTCCCCACCAAGCCTCCCACTTTGGGCAACCCCCAGGGGTTGCTGAACCCAGGTGTCACTTTGCCACCGCGAAGGCCCACAGTTAAAGAGGGCATGGACAGGAAAGACATGAAGGTGGTGCTTCCtggacacacagcagcaggcCAAGGGACAGGTCACCCAAACCAGTCCTGCAGCTGGTTGCACAGCTCCAACACTCATGTACTTGAGGATGGTTTGAGGCGAGAGCAGCTTAAACCAGAACTGCCAAAGGCAGGTGGCATGCAGGCTAGGCGCATTCCAAGGACCCCATCAGCTGCAGACCGTAA GAAACAGCTGGAGGAGTGGTTGGCATCCAAAGGCAAGAAATACAAACGGCCACCGATGGCGCAGCTTCAGAAGCAGGCAGTGAAGCCGTCCTATAGAAAGGTCAAAGCAAAAGAGAATCAAGAgcatccagagcagcactgccaagcgACGATCAACAGCATATTAACTGAGTGCCTGAAGCTCATTGAggag GGTGTCTGTGCAGAGGAGCTCTCGGCAGTGCTGTCCCTTGTGCCCCAGGCAGAGAAATTTGCCAAGTTCTGGATCTGCCAAGCAAAGCTGCTGGCCCGGAGTGGCCCCTTTGATGTGTTGCAGCTGTACAGAGAAGCAGTCATTGCTGGGGCTGAG ccaaTCGAGGAGCTCAGGGAAACTGTTCTCAATATCCTGAAGGATGCAGGCCAAAAATTGGAAG gagaaaaggcagaggaaCCCATTCCTTGGGAGCCTAGGAAGTGTTGTCCAGGTGAGAGACAGCCCATAGCATCGACTCCAGGCCTGGCGGGGAGACCCATGacctcccttcccctctcagTCAAGTTGCAAGTTACACCTGCATCCAG AGTAAGGGAATTCCTGGAAGGCCCAGAAGTGAAATTTCTGACACCTGTGCGACGCTCACTACGGATTGAGAGGGCTGGGAGTCACTACCCAGAGTTGCTGAAGGACCATGACCCTGTGGTGTCATCCCTCAGTGAAATCTTGGATGCTGAGGAGGACACTTGCTTCTACTTCCGGAAAAACGTGGCTCTGCCAGAAGTGACAGAGCTGGAGGGTTTGAGTTCATATCCCCTCTAG
- the LOC101819316 gene encoding cytosolic purine 5'-nucleotidase-like isoform X1 has translation MDYTLAMYKSPDYEELAFTLLLEHLVAIGYPPEILAYKYDPTFPTRGLVFDALYGNLLKVDSHGNLLVCAHGFRFLKGAEILHYYPNKFIQRDDMKRFHILNTLFNLTEAHLYACLVDFFTNCSRYVNCDTGYKHGNLFMSFRSMFQDVREAMDHVHLSGCLKEKTLENLEKYVVKDPRVPLLLSRMKEVGKIFLATNSDYTYTDAIMSYLFDFSNEDKADVPQRPWRSYFDLIVVDTRKPLFFAEGTVLRQVDTDTGKLRIGTYTGPLQHCAVYSGGSSDMVCDLLGVKGKDILYMGDHIFGDILKSKKRQGWRTFLVVPELARELQVWTEKSELFEELRSLDLFLAELYQHLDSGSSERPDISSIKRRIQKVTHEMDMCYGKMGSLFRCGSRQTLFANQLMRYADLYAASFINFLYYPFSYLFRAPPVLMAHESTVEHSRPDSGDTVTALPPGLAQHGDPGQQVPQDSSGEEEDDGEA, from the exons ATGGACTACACCTTGGCCA TGTACAAGTCCCCTGACTACGAGGAGCTGGCCTTCACCCTGTTGCTGGAGCACCTTGTTGCCATCGGGTACCCTCCTGAGATCCTTGCCTACAAATATGACCCCACCTTCCCCACCCG GGGGCTGGTGTTTGATGCCCTGTACGGGAACCTGCTGAAGGTGGATTCCCATGGGAACCTGCTGGTCTGTGCCCATGGCTTCCGCTTCCTCAAGGG AGCCGAAATCCTCCACTATTACCCCAACAAGTTCATCCAGAGGGATGACATGAAGCGTTTCCACATCCTCAACACCCTCTTCAACCTCACAG AGGCCCACCTCTATGCCTGTCTTGTGGACTTTTTCACCAACTGCTCCAGATATGTCAA CTGTGACACCGGCTACAAGCATGGGAACCTCTTCATGTCCTTCCGCAGCATGTTCCAGGATGTGCGCGAGGCCATGGACCATGTCCACCTCTCT ggctgcctcaAGGAGAAGACGCTAGAGAACCTGGAGAAGTATGTGGTGAAGGAT CCCCgtgtgccactgctgctgagcCGCATGAAGGAGGTGGGGAAGATCTTCCTGGCCACCAACAGTGACTACACCTACACTGAT GCCATCATGTCCTACCTGTTTGACTTCAGCAATGAGGACAAG GCTGATGTCCCACAGCGCCCCTGGAGGTCCTATTTCGATCTGATTGTGGTGGACACCCGCAAGCCCCTCTTCTTTGCTGAGGGCACTGTCCTGCGCCAAGTCGACACG gacacagggaagCTGCGCATTGGGACGTACACTGGccccctgcagcactgtgctgtctATTCTGGTG GCTCCTCAGATATGGTGTGTGACCTCCTGGGTGTGAAGGGCAAAGACATCCTCTACATGGGGGACCACATCTTTGGGGACATCCTTAAATCCAAGAAGAGGCAGGGCTGGCGCACCTTTCTGGTGGTGCCTGAGCTGGCCCGTGAGCTGCAGGTCTGGACGGAGAAGAgtg AGCTGTTTGAGGAGCTGCGGAGCCTGGATCTCTTCCTGGCCGAGCTGTACCA GCACTTGGACAGTGGCAGTAGTGAGCGCCCAGACATCAGCTCCATCAAGCGTCGGATccag AAAGTCACGCATGAGATGGACATGTGCTACGGGAAGATGGGCAGCCTCTTCCGCTGTGGCTCACGTCAGACACTCTTTGCCAACCAGCTGATGCGCTACGCAGACCTCTACGCTGCCTCCTTCATCAACTTCCTCTATTACCCCTTCAGCTACCTCTTCCGGGCACCCCCTGTCCTG ATGGCCCATGAGTCAACAGTGGAGCACTCTCGCCCGGACTCGGGGGACACGGTCACTGCCCTTCCTCCCGGGCTGGCCCAGCATGGTGACCCTGGCCAGCAG GTCCCCCAGGATTCgagtggggaggaggaagatgatggAGAAGCCTGA
- the LOC101819316 gene encoding cytosolic purine 5'-nucleotidase-like isoform X2, translated as MDYTLAMYKSPDYEELAFTLLLEHLVAIGGLVFDALYGNLLKVDSHGNLLVCAHGFRFLKGAEILHYYPNKFIQRDDMKRFHILNTLFNLTEAHLYACLVDFFTNCSRYVNCDTGYKHGNLFMSFRSMFQDVREAMDHVHLSGCLKEKTLENLEKYVVKDPRVPLLLSRMKEVGKIFLATNSDYTYTDAIMSYLFDFSNEDKADVPQRPWRSYFDLIVVDTRKPLFFAEGTVLRQVDTDTGKLRIGTYTGPLQHCAVYSGGSSDMVCDLLGVKGKDILYMGDHIFGDILKSKKRQGWRTFLVVPELARELQVWTEKSELFEELRSLDLFLAELYQHLDSGSSERPDISSIKRRIQKVTHEMDMCYGKMGSLFRCGSRQTLFANQLMRYADLYAASFINFLYYPFSYLFRAPPVLMAHESTVEHSRPDSGDTVTALPPGLAQHGDPGQQVPQDSSGEEEDDGEA; from the exons ATGGACTACACCTTGGCCA TGTACAAGTCCCCTGACTACGAGGAGCTGGCCTTCACCCTGTTGCTGGAGCACCTTGTTGCCATCGG GGGGCTGGTGTTTGATGCCCTGTACGGGAACCTGCTGAAGGTGGATTCCCATGGGAACCTGCTGGTCTGTGCCCATGGCTTCCGCTTCCTCAAGGG AGCCGAAATCCTCCACTATTACCCCAACAAGTTCATCCAGAGGGATGACATGAAGCGTTTCCACATCCTCAACACCCTCTTCAACCTCACAG AGGCCCACCTCTATGCCTGTCTTGTGGACTTTTTCACCAACTGCTCCAGATATGTCAA CTGTGACACCGGCTACAAGCATGGGAACCTCTTCATGTCCTTCCGCAGCATGTTCCAGGATGTGCGCGAGGCCATGGACCATGTCCACCTCTCT ggctgcctcaAGGAGAAGACGCTAGAGAACCTGGAGAAGTATGTGGTGAAGGAT CCCCgtgtgccactgctgctgagcCGCATGAAGGAGGTGGGGAAGATCTTCCTGGCCACCAACAGTGACTACACCTACACTGAT GCCATCATGTCCTACCTGTTTGACTTCAGCAATGAGGACAAG GCTGATGTCCCACAGCGCCCCTGGAGGTCCTATTTCGATCTGATTGTGGTGGACACCCGCAAGCCCCTCTTCTTTGCTGAGGGCACTGTCCTGCGCCAAGTCGACACG gacacagggaagCTGCGCATTGGGACGTACACTGGccccctgcagcactgtgctgtctATTCTGGTG GCTCCTCAGATATGGTGTGTGACCTCCTGGGTGTGAAGGGCAAAGACATCCTCTACATGGGGGACCACATCTTTGGGGACATCCTTAAATCCAAGAAGAGGCAGGGCTGGCGCACCTTTCTGGTGGTGCCTGAGCTGGCCCGTGAGCTGCAGGTCTGGACGGAGAAGAgtg AGCTGTTTGAGGAGCTGCGGAGCCTGGATCTCTTCCTGGCCGAGCTGTACCA GCACTTGGACAGTGGCAGTAGTGAGCGCCCAGACATCAGCTCCATCAAGCGTCGGATccag AAAGTCACGCATGAGATGGACATGTGCTACGGGAAGATGGGCAGCCTCTTCCGCTGTGGCTCACGTCAGACACTCTTTGCCAACCAGCTGATGCGCTACGCAGACCTCTACGCTGCCTCCTTCATCAACTTCCTCTATTACCCCTTCAGCTACCTCTTCCGGGCACCCCCTGTCCTG ATGGCCCATGAGTCAACAGTGGAGCACTCTCGCCCGGACTCGGGGGACACGGTCACTGCCCTTCCTCCCGGGCTGGCCCAGCATGGTGACCCTGGCCAGCAG GTCCCCCAGGATTCgagtggggaggaggaagatgatggAGAAGCCTGA
- the LOC101819115 gene encoding interleukin-1 beta isoform X2: protein MAFVPDLDTLESNSLNEEMLYGPNCLCPQKKPRLDLEVTSPGVGIQVTVTKGHLSRTFRQAAVLVAAVTKLLKQPSHNDFSDSDLGSFFDDIFEPVSFQCIKGSYTKAPVFRYTRSQSFDILDVDHKCFVLESPTQLVALHLQGPSAGRKVKLDIALYRPRSSQGGPRSGRVPVALGIKGYQLYMSCVMSDTQPVLQLEEADIRRDLESVELTRFIFYRLDSPAEGTTRFESAAFPGWFVCTSLQPRQPVGITNTPDQVNIATYELSGH, encoded by the exons ATGGCATTTGTCCCTGATTTGGACACACTGGAGAGCAACAG CCTGAATGAGGAGATGCTCTATGGCCCCAATTGTCTCTGCCCACAGAAG AAGCCCCGACTGGACTTGGAGGTGACATCGCCTGGAGTGGGAAtccaggtgacagtgacaaaaGGACACCTTTCCAGGACCTTTCGCCAGGCTGCCGTACTGGTGGCTGCTGTGACCAAGCTCCTAAAGCAGCCATCACACAACGACTTTTCTGATAGTGACCTTGGCAGCTTCTTCGATGATATTTTCG AGCCGGTCTCTTTCCAGTGCATCAAGGGCAGTTATACCAAGGCACCTGTTTTCCGCTACACTCGCTCCCAGTCCTTCGACATCCTGGATGTTGACCACAAGTGCTTCGTACTGGAGTCACCCACCCAGCTGGTGGCCCTGCACCTGCAGGGGCCCTCTGCTGGACGGAAAG tgaaGCTCGACATTGCTCTGTACCGTCCCCGGTCATCGCAGGGTGGTCCAAGGTCTGGAAGGGTGCCGGTGGCGTTGGGTATCAAGGGCTACCAGCTCTACATGTCCTGTGTGATGAGTGACACTCAGCccgtgctgcagctggag GAAGCTGACATCAGGAGGGATCTTGAGAGTGTGGAGCTGACCCGTTTCATCTTCTATCGCCTGGACAGCCCAGCTGAGGGGACCACCCGCTTCGAGTCGGCCGCCTTCCCCGGCTGGTTCGtttgcacatccctgcagccccgcCAGCCTGTCGGCATCACGAACACCCCAGACCAAGTGAACATTGCTACCTATGAGCTGAGTGGGCACTGA
- the CKAP2L gene encoding cytoskeleton-associated protein 2-like isoform X3, which translates to MRGCCDLRTLRGRPFLRNWTNHLNSPLEAVSKLKHVDRSKKGVFANVMAGAREDGRLGAKSMQHAGHTVQKKLSNTSQGAGRVQPANIMTLPASMQTSGKLPPSASGHVNPERSRKPAQETVTAAAAQAGSDHPPPGAPHSLSKGLQGRLVCHKENLNPQASTCLESMRTFQSDANSLRKTGVLAHRQSSAVTSKPVLGPKGRISNQQPQEALVVDKFRKTLPESKSISQNTSIGTQPLQPSGLLSASTNLLHKNSGTKEGETTMVRQPGTAPGGSLKHHSQPPPVRFPTKPPTLGNPQGLLNPGVTLPPRRPTVKEGMDRKDMKVVLPGHTAAGQGTGHPNQSCSWLHSSNTHVLEDGLRREQLKPELPKAGGMQARRIPRTPSAADRKKQLEEWLASKGKKYKRPPMAQLQKQAVKPSYRKVKAKENQEHPEQHCQATINSILTECLKLIEEPIEELRETVLNILKDAGQKLEGEKAEEPIPWEPRKCCPGERQPIASTPGLAGRPMTSLPLSVKLQVTPASRVREFLEGPEVKFLTPVRRSLRIERAGSHYPELLKDHDPVVSSLSEILDAEEDTCFYFRKNVALPEVTELEGLSSYPL; encoded by the exons ATGCGGGGGTGCTGCGACCTGCGGACCCTCAGGGGCCG ACCCTTTTTAAGGAACTGGACTAATCACCTGAATTCACCCTTAGAAGCAGTTTCTAAACTCAAGCAC GTTGACAGGAGCAAGAAGGGTGTTTTTGCGAATGTGATGGCAGGTGCTCGAGAGGATGGCAGGCTTGGAGCCAAATCCATGCAGCACGCTGGCCACACTGTTCAGAAGAAGCTTTCAAATAcatcccagggagcaggaagggtACAGCCAGCGAACATCATGACTCTTCCTGCTTCCATGCAGACCAGTGGCAAGCTCCCACCTTCAGCCTCTGGTCACGTAAACCCAGAAAGGAGCCGGAAGCCTGCACAGGAgactgtcactgctgcagcagctcaggcgGGAAGTGACCACCCTCCTCCTGGAGCACCTCACTCTCTGAGtaaggggctgcagggcaggctggtCTGCCACAAGGAAAACCTCAACCCACAAGCCTCCACATGCCTGGAGTCGATGAGAACTTTTCAATCTGATGCAAACAGTCTCAGGAAGACAGGAGTCTTGGCCCACAGACAAAGTTCAGCTGTAACATCAAAGCCTGTTCTGGGTCCAAAAGGCAGAATTAGTAACCAGCAGCCTCAGGAAGCGCTAGTTGTGGATAAATTCAGGAAAACCCTGCCAGAATCAAAGAGCATATCTCAAAATACAAGTATCGGAACTCAGCCATTGCAGCCTTCTGGACTCCTTTCTGCTTCTACTAATTTGCTACATAAAAACTCTGGGACAAAGGAGGGAGAAACTACTATGGTGAGGCaacctggcacagctccagggggaAGTCTCAAGCACCACAGCCAACCTCCCCCAGTGAGATTCCCCACCAAGCCTCCCACTTTGGGCAACCCCCAGGGGTTGCTGAACCCAGGTGTCACTTTGCCACCGCGAAGGCCCACAGTTAAAGAGGGCATGGACAGGAAAGACATGAAGGTGGTGCTTCCtggacacacagcagcaggcCAAGGGACAGGTCACCCAAACCAGTCCTGCAGCTGGTTGCACAGCTCCAACACTCATGTACTTGAGGATGGTTTGAGGCGAGAGCAGCTTAAACCAGAACTGCCAAAGGCAGGTGGCATGCAGGCTAGGCGCATTCCAAGGACCCCATCAGCTGCAGACCGTAA GAAACAGCTGGAGGAGTGGTTGGCATCCAAAGGCAAGAAATACAAACGGCCACCGATGGCGCAGCTTCAGAAGCAGGCAGTGAAGCCGTCCTATAGAAAGGTCAAAGCAAAAGAGAATCAAGAgcatccagagcagcactgccaagcgACGATCAACAGCATATTAACTGAGTGCCTGAAGCTCATTGAggag ccaaTCGAGGAGCTCAGGGAAACTGTTCTCAATATCCTGAAGGATGCAGGCCAAAAATTGGAAG gagaaaaggcagaggaaCCCATTCCTTGGGAGCCTAGGAAGTGTTGTCCAGGTGAGAGACAGCCCATAGCATCGACTCCAGGCCTGGCGGGGAGACCCATGacctcccttcccctctcagTCAAGTTGCAAGTTACACCTGCATCCAG AGTAAGGGAATTCCTGGAAGGCCCAGAAGTGAAATTTCTGACACCTGTGCGACGCTCACTACGGATTGAGAGGGCTGGGAGTCACTACCCAGAGTTGCTGAAGGACCATGACCCTGTGGTGTCATCCCTCAGTGAAATCTTGGATGCTGAGGAGGACACTTGCTTCTACTTCCGGAAAAACGTGGCTCTGCCAGAAGTGACAGAGCTGGAGGGTTTGAGTTCATATCCCCTCTAG
- the CKAP2L gene encoding cytoskeleton-associated protein 2-like isoform X1: MRGCCDLRTLRGRPFLRNWTNHLNSPLEAVSKLKHVDRSKKGVFANVMAGAREDGRLGAKSMQHAGHTVQKKLSNTSQGAGRVQPANIMTLPASMQTSGKLPPSASGHVNPERSRKPAQETVTAAAAQAGSDHPPPGAPHSLSKGLQGRLVCHKENLNPQASTCLESMRTFQSDANSLRKTGVLAHRQSSAVTSKPVLGPKGRISNQQPQEALVVDKFRKTLPESKSISQNTSIGTQPLQPSGLLSASTNLLHKNSGTKEGETTMVRQPGTAPGGSLKHHSQPPPVRFPTKPPTLGNPQGLLNPGVTLPPRRPTVKEGMDRKDMKVVLPGHTAAGQGTGHPNQSCSWLHSSNTHVLEDGLRREQLKPELPKAGGMQARRIPRTPSAADRKKQLEEWLASKGKKYKRPPMAQLQKQAVKPSYRKVKAKENQEHPEQHCQATINSILTECLKLIEEGVCAEELSAVLSLVPQAEKFAKFWICQAKLLARSGPFDVLQLYREAVIAGAEPIEELRETVLNILKDAGQKLEGEKAEEPIPWEPRKCCPGERQPIASTPGLAGRPMTSLPLSVKLQVTPASRVREFLEGPEVKFLTPVRRSLRIERAGSHYPELLKDHDPVVSSLSEILDAEEDTCFYFRKNVALPEVTELEGLSSYPL, translated from the exons ATGCGGGGGTGCTGCGACCTGCGGACCCTCAGGGGCCG ACCCTTTTTAAGGAACTGGACTAATCACCTGAATTCACCCTTAGAAGCAGTTTCTAAACTCAAGCAC GTTGACAGGAGCAAGAAGGGTGTTTTTGCGAATGTGATGGCAGGTGCTCGAGAGGATGGCAGGCTTGGAGCCAAATCCATGCAGCACGCTGGCCACACTGTTCAGAAGAAGCTTTCAAATAcatcccagggagcaggaagggtACAGCCAGCGAACATCATGACTCTTCCTGCTTCCATGCAGACCAGTGGCAAGCTCCCACCTTCAGCCTCTGGTCACGTAAACCCAGAAAGGAGCCGGAAGCCTGCACAGGAgactgtcactgctgcagcagctcaggcgGGAAGTGACCACCCTCCTCCTGGAGCACCTCACTCTCTGAGtaaggggctgcagggcaggctggtCTGCCACAAGGAAAACCTCAACCCACAAGCCTCCACATGCCTGGAGTCGATGAGAACTTTTCAATCTGATGCAAACAGTCTCAGGAAGACAGGAGTCTTGGCCCACAGACAAAGTTCAGCTGTAACATCAAAGCCTGTTCTGGGTCCAAAAGGCAGAATTAGTAACCAGCAGCCTCAGGAAGCGCTAGTTGTGGATAAATTCAGGAAAACCCTGCCAGAATCAAAGAGCATATCTCAAAATACAAGTATCGGAACTCAGCCATTGCAGCCTTCTGGACTCCTTTCTGCTTCTACTAATTTGCTACATAAAAACTCTGGGACAAAGGAGGGAGAAACTACTATGGTGAGGCaacctggcacagctccagggggaAGTCTCAAGCACCACAGCCAACCTCCCCCAGTGAGATTCCCCACCAAGCCTCCCACTTTGGGCAACCCCCAGGGGTTGCTGAACCCAGGTGTCACTTTGCCACCGCGAAGGCCCACAGTTAAAGAGGGCATGGACAGGAAAGACATGAAGGTGGTGCTTCCtggacacacagcagcaggcCAAGGGACAGGTCACCCAAACCAGTCCTGCAGCTGGTTGCACAGCTCCAACACTCATGTACTTGAGGATGGTTTGAGGCGAGAGCAGCTTAAACCAGAACTGCCAAAGGCAGGTGGCATGCAGGCTAGGCGCATTCCAAGGACCCCATCAGCTGCAGACCGTAA GAAACAGCTGGAGGAGTGGTTGGCATCCAAAGGCAAGAAATACAAACGGCCACCGATGGCGCAGCTTCAGAAGCAGGCAGTGAAGCCGTCCTATAGAAAGGTCAAAGCAAAAGAGAATCAAGAgcatccagagcagcactgccaagcgACGATCAACAGCATATTAACTGAGTGCCTGAAGCTCATTGAggag GGTGTCTGTGCAGAGGAGCTCTCGGCAGTGCTGTCCCTTGTGCCCCAGGCAGAGAAATTTGCCAAGTTCTGGATCTGCCAAGCAAAGCTGCTGGCCCGGAGTGGCCCCTTTGATGTGTTGCAGCTGTACAGAGAAGCAGTCATTGCTGGGGCTGAG ccaaTCGAGGAGCTCAGGGAAACTGTTCTCAATATCCTGAAGGATGCAGGCCAAAAATTGGAAG gagaaaaggcagaggaaCCCATTCCTTGGGAGCCTAGGAAGTGTTGTCCAGGTGAGAGACAGCCCATAGCATCGACTCCAGGCCTGGCGGGGAGACCCATGacctcccttcccctctcagTCAAGTTGCAAGTTACACCTGCATCCAG AGTAAGGGAATTCCTGGAAGGCCCAGAAGTGAAATTTCTGACACCTGTGCGACGCTCACTACGGATTGAGAGGGCTGGGAGTCACTACCCAGAGTTGCTGAAGGACCATGACCCTGTGGTGTCATCCCTCAGTGAAATCTTGGATGCTGAGGAGGACACTTGCTTCTACTTCCGGAAAAACGTGGCTCTGCCAGAAGTGACAGAGCTGGAGGGTTTGAGTTCATATCCCCTCTAG
- the LOC101819115 gene encoding interleukin-1 beta isoform X1, which yields MAFVPDLDTLESNSLNEEMLYGPNCLCPQKKPRLDLEVTSPGVGIQVTVTKGHLSRTFRQAAVLVAAVTKLLKQPSHNDFSDSDLGSFFDDIFGMRLMSGVSPQTEDILGGTLGPGSSILLTVSLPTEPVSFQCIKGSYTKAPVFRYTRSQSFDILDVDHKCFVLESPTQLVALHLQGPSAGRKVKLDIALYRPRSSQGGPRSGRVPVALGIKGYQLYMSCVMSDTQPVLQLEEADIRRDLESVELTRFIFYRLDSPAEGTTRFESAAFPGWFVCTSLQPRQPVGITNTPDQVNIATYELSGH from the exons ATGGCATTTGTCCCTGATTTGGACACACTGGAGAGCAACAG CCTGAATGAGGAGATGCTCTATGGCCCCAATTGTCTCTGCCCACAGAAG AAGCCCCGACTGGACTTGGAGGTGACATCGCCTGGAGTGGGAAtccaggtgacagtgacaaaaGGACACCTTTCCAGGACCTTTCGCCAGGCTGCCGTACTGGTGGCTGCTGTGACCAAGCTCCTAAAGCAGCCATCACACAACGACTTTTCTGATAGTGACCTTGGCAGCTTCTTCGATGATATTTTCGGTATGAGGTTGATGTCAGGGGTGTCACCCCAGACAGAGGATATTCTTGGGGGTACTCTTGGACCTGGGAGCAGCATCCTCCTGACTGTCTCACTCCCCACAGAGCCGGTCTCTTTCCAGTGCATCAAGGGCAGTTATACCAAGGCACCTGTTTTCCGCTACACTCGCTCCCAGTCCTTCGACATCCTGGATGTTGACCACAAGTGCTTCGTACTGGAGTCACCCACCCAGCTGGTGGCCCTGCACCTGCAGGGGCCCTCTGCTGGACGGAAAG tgaaGCTCGACATTGCTCTGTACCGTCCCCGGTCATCGCAGGGTGGTCCAAGGTCTGGAAGGGTGCCGGTGGCGTTGGGTATCAAGGGCTACCAGCTCTACATGTCCTGTGTGATGAGTGACACTCAGCccgtgctgcagctggag GAAGCTGACATCAGGAGGGATCTTGAGAGTGTGGAGCTGACCCGTTTCATCTTCTATCGCCTGGACAGCCCAGCTGAGGGGACCACCCGCTTCGAGTCGGCCGCCTTCCCCGGCTGGTTCGtttgcacatccctgcagccccgcCAGCCTGTCGGCATCACGAACACCCCAGACCAAGTGAACATTGCTACCTATGAGCTGAGTGGGCACTGA